The proteins below come from a single Miscanthus floridulus cultivar M001 chromosome 1, ASM1932011v1, whole genome shotgun sequence genomic window:
- the LOC136503627 gene encoding putative pentatricopeptide repeat-containing protein At5g08310, mitochondrial, whose translation MSLGRLGRAPSSLFLLRSFTTAAAGAPPAAPTPSSPGFLAHHLLDEFSRPRATRDAARLRRLAAYLTPPAAESVILRLPSWRHALDFFRWAAEQPGFRHSCYSLNAMASLLPPHQRAHLDRLATEALASRCSMTPGALGFLLRRLGAAGLPDTAARAFDAARTTLSCTPNSYTYNCLLDALAKAGRAEDAEARLQEMVASCGDESVDRYTLTSLLNCYCNAGRPEDASAVLQRMSEKAWVDEHVLTMLAVAFSKWGKVEDAVELIGRMEALGMRPSEKTLSVLVHGFARQGRVDVAMDMFGKMASYGFSVDLAMYSVLIEGLCDGNEMGKAVKLFEDMKRDRVTPDVRLLKKMIETFCRRGEFSTVGPFINENAVHLKPGSAALLYNVILEGLTNHGEVEAAYQLLSSMVRGGQRISDDDTVGVHIFVISEDVKPNSDSFNIVVCGLCKVKKLDLALALIKDMVGLGCKGKLLMFNDLILELCNSDRLDEAYEIFNQMKDLGLKPSEFTYNSLFYGICRRNDTSAAADLLREMRTNTHKPWIKNCTEMVQQLCLSGRITEALQFLDEMLKLGFLPDIVTYSAAMNGMCKIGEIENALGIFRDISSKCYLPDVVAHNILINGFRKAGKFDEAQEIMEEMLSKGLFPSVVTYNLMIDIWCKSGRIDKAITCVDMMIDEEKPPTVVTYTSLLDGLCNAGRPDEAIVLWCKMEEKGCSPNEIAYTAFVNGLCKCGRMETAVNYYEEMKTKGFDLDIFSLLNLINSLIAQGQASKGCELLKVVLQKDVVPSNPLKMVGLINKATKELSKDGRISSDIMILVDKWLVSRGQGMHIEDGSKSDLP comes from the coding sequence ATGTCTCTAGGCCGCCTCGGCCGCGCGCCCTCGTCGCTATTCCTGCTCCGgtccttcaccaccgccgccgccggcgctccGCCGGCCGCGCCCACCCCCTCATCCCCGGGCTTCCTCGCGCACCACCTGCTCGACGAATTCTCCCGCCCGCGCGCCACCCGTGACGCGgcccgcctccgccgcctcgcgGCGTACCTCACGCCGCCAGCCGCGGAGTCCGTCATCCTCCGCCTGCCGTCCTGGCGCCACGCGCTCGACTTCTTCCGCTGGGCCGCCGAGCAGCCGGGCTTCCGCCACTCCTGCTATTCCCTCAACGCCATGGCATCACTCCTGCCACCGCACCAGCGCGCGCACCTTGACCGCCTCGCCACCGAAGCGCTCGCCTCTCGCTGCTCCATGACGCCCGGCGCGCTGGGgttcctcctccgccgcctcggcGCGGCTGGCCTCCCGGATACCGCTGCCCGCGCTTTTGATGCAGCGAGGACGACGCTCAGCTGCACCCCAAACTCGTACACGTACAACTGCCTCCTCGACGCGCTCGCCAAGGCCGGCCGTGCAGAAGACGCCGAGGCGCGGTTGCAGGAGATGGTGGCGAGTTGCGGTGACGAGAGCGTCGACAGGTACACGCTCACCTCGCTCCTAAATTGCTATTGCAACGCGGGGCGTCCTGAAGACGCGAGCGCCGTGTTACAGAGAATGAGCGAGAAGGCCTGGGTGGATGAGCACGTGTTAACTATGCTTGCTGTGGCGTTCAGCaagtggggaaaggtggaggatGCAGTTGAGCTGATTGGGAGGATGGAGGCACTTGGCATGCGACCAAGCGAGAAGACATTGAGCGTTCTAGTACATGGGTTTGCCAGGCAGGGGAGGGTTGATGTGGCCATGGATATGTTTGGTAAGATGGCCAGTTATGGATTCAGTGTGGATTTGGCGATGTACAGTGTGTTAATTGAGGGGCTGTGTGATGGAAACGAGATGGGGAAGGCTGTGAAATTGTTTGAGGATATgaagagggacagggttacaccTGATGTCCGCTTGCTCAAGAAGATGATTGAGACATTCTGTAGACGAGGAGAATTCTCTACTGTTGGCCCATTCATTAATGAAAATGCAGTGCATCTGAAACCCGGCAGTGCTGCCCTATTATATAATGTGATTCTTGAAGGTCTTACTAACCATGGAGAGGTAGAAGCAGCATATCAGTTGCTCAGCTCCATGGTGCGTGGTGGTCAGAGGATTAGTGACGATGATACTGTTGGTGTGCATATTTTTGTTATCAGTGAAGATGTTAAACCAAACTCTGATTCGTTTAACATTGTTGTGTGCGGCCTTTGTAAGGTTAAGAAGCTGGATCTGGCTTTGGCTCTCATAAAGGACATGGTTGGCCTTGGTTGCAAGGGAAAGCTTTTGATGTTTAATGATTTGATACTTGAATTGTGCAATTCGGATAGACTAGATGAAGCATATGAGATATTCAACCAAATGAAGGATCTTGGTTTGAAACCCTCTGAGTTCACATATAATTCATTGTTTTATGGTATTTGTAGAAGAAATGATACTAGTGCTGCCGCTGATCTGCTGAGGGAGATGCGGACAAACACGCACAAACCATGGATTAAGAACTGCACAGAGATGGTGCAACAGCTTTGTCTCAGTGGCAGGATAACAGAAGCCTTGCAATTTCTCGATGAAATGTTAAAATTAGGTTTTCTTCCTGACATTGTCACGTACTCTGCTGCCATGAATGGGATGTGTAAAATTGGAGAGATAGAAAATGCATTAGGGATTTTCCGTGACATTTCTTCCAAATGTTATCTTCCTGATGTGGTAGCACACAATATCTTGATAAATGGATTCCGGAAAGCAGGTAAGTTTGATGAGGCGCAAGAAATCATGGAAGAAATGTTGAGTAAGGGTCTGTTTCCTTCTGTAGTTACCTACAATCTTATGATTGATATTTGGTGCAAGTCCGGCAGGATTGACAAAGCAATCACTTGCGTAGATATGATGATTGATGAAGAGAAGCCACCAACAGTTGTTACATATACAAGCTTGTTAGACGGACTCTGTAATGCTGGAAGGCCCGATGAAGCCATCGTTTTGTGGTGCAAAATGGAGGAAAAAGGTTGTTCACCAAATGAGATAGCATATACTGCTTTTGTTAATGGACTGTGCAAGTGTGGTCGAATGGAGACTGCAGTGAACTACTATGAAGAGATGAAGACGAAAGGTTTTGACTTGGATATTTTTTCCCTGTTAAATTTAATAAATTCGTTGATAGCACAGGGACAGGCCAGTAAAGGATGTGAGCTTTTGAAAGTTGTTCTCCAAAAAGATGTGGTGCCCAGTAATCCTTTGAAAATGGTAGGCTTAATAAATAAAGCAACTAAGGAGCTGTCTAAAGATGGAAGAATCTCTTCAGATATCATGATACTTGTAGATAAATGGTTAGTTTCAAGGGGTCAAGGTATGCACATTGAAGATGGAAGCAAATCAGATCtgccttag